TAAATATCGATGAGAATTTAAAAATTGCAAATGAAACTAAGATTGATTTTGCAAAAGCTATCAATACTCTTGATTATATCAATGGAGAATATGTAGCAAGCTCTAAATGGGATGTGTTTTTCTTAGATAATAATTTTAGCGTTAAAGAAAAATTCTTGCTTGATCCATATTATTCTGCTACGATTAATCCTATAGTTGCGATTATTCCTTATATGAATGATAAATATCTTTTAATGGGTTCAAACAAAACATTCTTAAGATTTGCTAAAAATCCAAATGCAGATGATGCTTTGCAATATGCACATTTTATGGAGGGTGCAGATAAATTTGAAGGAACTGGTAAAGATTTAGGTCGTGGAAGAGTTGATACTATAAGAGCAAAATTCCACCACATTTTAAGTACTACTGCTGATGATAAATTCATGTATATTGCAACCGTTCCAAATAATAAAGATGCAAAAACCTTTGTTATTTCTAAAATTTCTTTAGCAGATAGAGTTCTTTCAGCTGAATTTACTCCAAAAGCAAATTTAAAAGAAGGTAGAAGCTTAGGTGATCTTTATATAACTTCTATGGCTTATAAAGATGGAAAAATTTATGCATTAAGTAAAAAATACAATGTAATTGTAGTTATTGATACAAATAAAGAAGAAGTGGTAAAAACTATATCTTATCCACAAAGCATTACTAATGCAAGAAGTTTATTCTTTAAAGATGGAAAAATAAATATTCTATCTTATCAAGATAATACAAATATACTTTATACGCTAGATTAATTTATAGGGCATTTTAAAATGCCCTATAAACTTTTAACTTAGATAAATAAAAACTAAGATAAAATAACACTTTTTATTTTAAGGAGTGATTATTGATTCATTTATTTGAGCAAAAACAATGTCAAACCATGGCAGAAGAAATTCAAAAAAATACTTTTATCAATGAAGAGTTGTTTGAAGCTTTTTGTTCCACTCCTAGAGAAATTTTTTCTCCACTAAAAATACACGCTTATAGACTAGATGCTTTACCTTTAATGGGAAATCAATGGATAAGCTCGCCTCTTACTGTGGCTAAAATGACAATGGCACTTGATTTTAAAGACGCTGATAGTGTTTTAGAAATAGGCTGTGGAAGTGGCTATCAAGCAGCTATTTTAAGTAAGCTAATAAGAAGAGTTTTTACTATAGAACGCATAGAAAAATTAGCATTTAGTGCTATAGAAAAATTTAAAAAACTAAAATATACCAATATACATGTAAAATTTGATGATGGACAAAATGGTTGGAAAAACTACGCTCCTTATGATAGAATTTTGCTTTCTGCTTATACAGAACATATTCCAAATGTTTTATTCGATCAACTAGAAAATAATGGAATTTTAGTTGCACCTTTACTCATAGGTAACCAACAATTCATTACTAAATTTACTAAAAAAGACAACGAAATTATCAAAGAAATTCTAGAAGAATGCCTTTTTGTGCCTATCAAAGATGGCAAAGAATAATCTTTAAAAAATTAATTTTAATAAAATTATTTTTAAATATATAAGCTTAATATATAAAAACATATCTTATAATTATCTCCAATAAAGGAGATAAAATGAAAATCAAAATTTTAGCTTTTAGTGTTTTATTTACTAGTGCTCTTTTTGCTTACGAACAAATGCCACAAAATGCTACACATGGAGTAGTCGATAAAGATAAATGGGTTAATTTAGATAAAAATTGGGTATATTGTGAAAGCGGAATGAATCAAGCTCCTATTAATTTTAGTACAAAAAATTCAACTAAAAAACCTCATTCTCTTAG
The genomic region above belongs to Campylobacter peloridis LMG 23910 and contains:
- a CDS encoding protein-L-isoaspartate(D-aspartate) O-methyltransferase, which produces MHLFEQKQCQTMAEEIQKNTFINEELFEAFCSTPREIFSPLKIHAYRLDALPLMGNQWISSPLTVAKMTMALDFKDADSVLEIGCGSGYQAAILSKLIRRVFTIERIEKLAFSAIEKFKKLKYTNIHVKFDDGQNGWKNYAPYDRILLSAYTEHIPNVLFDQLENNGILVAPLLIGNQQFITKFTKKDNEIIKEILEECLFVPIKDGKE
- a CDS encoding disulfide bond formation protein B, translated to MCDINKTKFFYFLMCMAGFLVILMPVGTANLIFGYMLGDSPCTSCWGQRESMIFIGVAALFIVRYGIKGKFLAFLLIATAFGLWQSFNHISWHAHRDLDQGFGLPIFGLHTYFWAEVVFWAVVLLLGVIFAFAPKFGSFEKEMEGASFRKLTKFNLAAMVIVAFIVASNVFQAFVSTGPVPYSGQGDPVRFSLNPKYIIWSDAGWSKSWKSFSVLGPRDVKDPDFAFAPASEKLGIKFDNNTSNAPFVNIDENLKIANETKIDFAKAINTLDYINGEYVASSKWDVFFLDNNFSVKEKFLLDPYYSATINPIVAIIPYMNDKYLLMGSNKTFLRFAKNPNADDALQYAHFMEGADKFEGTGKDLGRGRVDTIRAKFHHILSTTADDKFMYIATVPNNKDAKTFVISKISLADRVLSAEFTPKANLKEGRSLGDLYITSMAYKDGKIYALSKKYNVIVVIDTNKEEVVKTISYPQSITNARSLFFKDGKINILSYQDNTNILYTLD